The Stigmatopora nigra isolate UIUO_SnigA chromosome 23, RoL_Snig_1.1, whole genome shotgun sequence genome includes the window CCTAGATGGCATGTTTATGTCGATATGTTTATTCTCATCTCGCCTCGTGTATCTCTAGCGTTACAATTCAAGGGCACAATGTTATTAGGCATTAATGCTAATGTCCGTGTGCTTAAATGTCATGGCATGACAAGAAAGATCGTATTCTTTATATAGTGATGTTTCAACCTTTTATATGAattgatcatttaaaaagatGAGTACAGTAATGTCAAACAACTTTATCTGACATCCATGTTTCACGTTACAATTTACGCATGGCTTCACTAGCTGCAATCTTGCATTCGATTATGTCCAACAGCCACTTCTCGGTGAATCGCGTCTTCCCAGGCGTGTGCTTCAGCCGGTTGGATTCGACAAAAAAGTGGACATCGATCGGCTCGACTTGAGGTTCGACTTTGGAGACGTCCATTACAAAGTACACGCCAGCTGCAGTTGGAATGGGCCTTTGCGGCGACGGGGTGCTAAAGTTTGCCAGGTAATGAAACGACGTCTTTTCTTCCTCTTCGGCAGAGTAGAGAAAATTCAAACTGTAAATCCACGCGGGTTCTAAGTCCCATGTTCGAATAAATTCGACGATCTGCTCTTTGCCCACATCTACTGTGAAATCTTTAGCAATCACCCACTCCATTGTTGTTTATTCCACTCTTAGTCATCCGTGACATTATCGATGATGTAAGGATTGAAATGTTTGTCTTAAAGAATCAACACGTGACGTTTTGTTAGGTGAACCTTTCGgtgattcatatttttaaaaagaagataTTGCAATTTTACCCTGCACAGTGTTAGCAGCCGATGTTCTACTTTGAcgagaacattatttttttagtatttttctcatctcattttcggaaccgtgTGTTATCCTcacactagggtcgcggggggtgctggagcctatcccagctgacttcgggtcaaAGCTTATCATggatgtatttggaatgtgggaggaagccggactacccggagaaaacccacataggtagaatgcaaactccacacaggtggagtaACCTGGACAAGATCTGCCGGTCCGccctttataattatttttatttacttgtaattcttgtattttatttttgcaacccttgtgatggtacgccaggggtgggcaaacttttcggctcgggggctacattgactttaaaaaattgacagataggggccggattaaaaagcctaacggaccGTATGTGGCCCATGGGCCGTAGTTTTCCTACGCTGCCCTAACCACTCACCTCCCGACCCgccctttattattatttctatttacttttaattcatgtattttatttttgcaaccgTTGctgttcggaaaatgaatgaatttatatatagtaaaaatgtatggctttttttggtaaatccagtaagtattattaaaaatgaaaaaaatatattcttttaaaatagaattttttttatttaattttgaaaaaaatgacaaattcagTCAGTCaactgtttagttttttttttaatgattatctATTTTTATGAATACAATATAACTTAACTCTTAACCTGGCATCTTCTCTACTTTCAGTGAGCTGTCATACGCATGTCTCGTATCAGGACCACA containing:
- the akap14 gene encoding A-kinase anchor protein 14 — protein: MEWVIAKDFTVDVGKEQIVEFIRTWDLEPAWIYSLNFLYSAEEEEKTSFHYLANFSTPSPQRPIPTAAGVYFVMDVSKVEPQVEPIDVHFFVESNRLKHTPGKTRFTEKWLLDIIECKIAASEAMRKL